From Poecile atricapillus isolate bPoeAtr1 chromosome 13, bPoeAtr1.hap1, whole genome shotgun sequence, one genomic window encodes:
- the PAIP2 gene encoding polyadenylate-binding protein-interacting protein 2 isoform X2, with amino-acid sequence MLKANIVIFLLNCSLFCSCAGCRFGIGVAAMKDPSRSSTSPSIISEDVIINGHSHEDDNPFAEYMWMENEEEFNRQIEEELWEEEFIERCFQEMLEEEEEHEWFIPARDLPQTMDQIQDQFNDLVISDSSSLEDLVVKSNLNPNAKEFVPGVKYLNI; translated from the exons ATGCTTAAAGCAAATATCGTCATTTTTTTACTTAATTGCTCTCTTTTTTGTTCCTGTGCCGG TTGCAGGTTTGGGATCGGAGTGGCAGCCATGAAGGACCCGAGTCGCAGCAGTACCAGCCCCAGCATCATCAGCGAGGATGTGATCATCAACGGGCACTCCCACGAGGATGACAACCCCTTTGCCGAGTACATGTGGATGGAGAACGAGGAGGAGTTTAACAGACAG ATCGAAGAGGAGTTGTGGGAAGAAGAATTTATCGAGCGCTGTTTCCAAGAGAtgctggaagaggaggaggagcatGAATGGTTTATTCCAGCCCGTGATCTCCCACAAACAATGGATCAAATCCAGGACCAGTTCAATGACCTTGTTATCAGTGACAGCTCGTCGCTGGAGGATCTGGTG GTCAAGAGTAATCTGAATCCAAACGCAAAGGAGTTTGTTCCTGGGGTGAAGTACTTAAACATTTGA
- the PAIP2 gene encoding polyadenylate-binding protein-interacting protein 2 isoform X1 has protein sequence MKDPSRSSTSPSIISEDVIINGHSHEDDNPFAEYMWMENEEEFNRQIEEELWEEEFIERCFQEMLEEEEEHEWFIPARDLPQTMDQIQDQFNDLVISDSSSLEDLVVKSNLNPNAKEFVPGVKYLNI, from the exons ATGAAGGACCCGAGTCGCAGCAGTACCAGCCCCAGCATCATCAGCGAGGATGTGATCATCAACGGGCACTCCCACGAGGATGACAACCCCTTTGCCGAGTACATGTGGATGGAGAACGAGGAGGAGTTTAACAGACAG ATCGAAGAGGAGTTGTGGGAAGAAGAATTTATCGAGCGCTGTTTCCAAGAGAtgctggaagaggaggaggagcatGAATGGTTTATTCCAGCCCGTGATCTCCCACAAACAATGGATCAAATCCAGGACCAGTTCAATGACCTTGTTATCAGTGACAGCTCGTCGCTGGAGGATCTGGTG GTCAAGAGTAATCTGAATCCAAACGCAAAGGAGTTTGTTCCTGGGGTGAAGTACTTAAACATTTGA